The bacterium sequence GATGGCGACGCGCTGCTGCTCGCCCCCCGAAAGCTCGAGCGGTCTCGCGTCTTTGCGTTGGGCCAGGCCGACGACGGTAAGGACTTGCAAAGCCCGGCGGCGCTGCTCCGCCGGCGTTAACCCCAGAATCGTCAGCGGCAGCATTACGTTCTCCAGAACCGTCCGCTCGCTTAAGAGCCGGAAATCCTGGAAGACGACGCCGATGCGCCGGCGCAGGTACGGGATGTCGCGCCTCCGGAGCGCTTCCAAGTCGTGGCCGGCTACTTCCACCAACCCTTCGGTAGCCTTTTCCTCCACCGTTATCAACTTGAGAAACGTCGACTTGCCGGCCCCCGAAGGGCCGGTGAGGAAGGCCAACTCGCCCTTACCTACGTCTACCGTGACGTCGTCGAGGGCGACGACGCCGTTCTCGTAGACCTTGGTAACGTTGCGCATCTTTATCATAGGCGCCGTCATACGGCTCTACTTCCCCTAAAAGGTCAAGACTTTATCGGCCCACGCGAGCCAATCGGCAAGGTCCTTCAACGTCGCCGCCGGCGCCTGGGAGTGCACTTTGTCCGCCGGAAGGTCACGGTTCTTGAGACAAGTCCCGCAGGTCTTGAACGTTACGCCGGAGCACGCCGCTACTTCGAATTCGGTGTCGGCGTCGTATTCCGGATTCTCGGGTTGAGGGATGTCCTCGTGCGCCAACGTTACGGCGTCCGACATTAAAAAAACGTTCACCTCGTCGCCGAGTTCTTTTTGGAACGTCGCGACCCGCAACGCGTTCCAAACGACGTCGCTGCGGTCGTACGGGTCGGCGTACGTTACTACGAGTAACTTCACGGTCGTCGACCTCCTTTTAAAACAGGTCGCCCGGGGCCCCGTACTGCTCCTCGCCGCCCGGCGGCCCCTCCCCCGCCGCCCCCAACATTGACCCGGCGTCGAGCCGGAACGCCGGCTTGGCGGCCTCGCCCGTTACGACAAAGTTAAAGTGGCCCCGGCCGTCTTCGTCCCGGACGAGCGCGAGCGCTTTGCCCTCCCGGGCCACGCGCTCCGCGGCTTTTTTATTAAAAGTCGTACGTACGGTAAAATCGAGCTTTTTCTCGAGCGTAACTTCGCCCGCGGCCTCGATAACCATATCCGGGTTCTCGAGCTTCAGGTCGGCGGTTCGAATCACGCCGTCGCGGCCGTCGCACATCACCCATAACTTCGAAACCTGCAGCGGCTCGAAAAGGTCTATACGCGACCACTTCACCAATTCGGCGAGCAGGGGCAGTTCGGCGACGCGGCCTCCCTCCAGCTCGAGCGAGCCCTTGCCTCCCAACGACCGTTTTACGTCGTCGTACGCCGTTCCCTCGGCGGAGAAAGTGACGTCGGCTGAGAACCGGCCCGTGAGGACGTTTTCCAAGTATTTATTTTCCGTCAGGAAAATGCCCAGCCGCGCGTCGCGAACGGCGGCGGAGCACGTATACCGCGGCCGGCCGCCGACGTATACCGTCAGCTGCGCCCGGACCTTCCCGTCGTACGCCGCGAAGTCGAGCTTGGTGACGCTCAGTATGCCGCCGCTATACTCGAAATCCGATTCCAGGTTTTTACCGGTTACCGAGAGGAGCTTGAACTTCTTGAACCGCACCCGGCCTTTCGCCGTAATATCCTTGCCCGGTAGGCCCGGCGGCGACGAGCCGCGTTCGGCGTGCCGGCGCTTCGTCTCCTCGGCCGGCAACGCCGCGTCGAGGTCAAGTTCGTCGGCGACGGCGACGAAGTCCAGCCGCGGCGTCTCGAAGCCTTGCCAGCTGCCGCCGATCTCGAA is a genomic window containing:
- the ftsE gene encoding cell division ATP-binding protein FtsE, with the protein product MIKMRNVTKVYENGVVALDDVTVDVGKGELAFLTGPSGAGKSTFLKLITVEEKATEGLVEVAGHDLEALRRRDIPYLRRRIGVVFQDFRLLSERTVLENVMLPLTILGLTPAEQRRRALQVLTVVGLAQRKDARPLELSGGEQQRVAIARAIALDPAILLADEPTGNLDPDITWHIMKLFRAINARGTAVVIATHDYDVVRKMDARIIKILDGKLPPGPPA
- a CDS encoding DsrE family protein; this encodes MKLLVVTYADPYDRSDVVWNALRVATFQKELGDEVNVFLMSDAVTLAHEDIPQPENPEYDADTEFEVAACSGVTFKTCGTCLKNRDLPADKVHSQAPAATLKDLADWLAWADKVLTF